The proteins below are encoded in one region of Roseovarius bejariae:
- the fumC gene encoding class II fumarate hydratase: MTATRTETDSFGPLDVPADKYWGAQTQRSLMNFPIGWEQQPVAIVRALGVIKKACAQANKESGSLDPKLADAIIQAAGEVFEGKFDDNFPLVVWQTGSGTQSNMNSNEVIANRAIEILGGEIGSKDPVHPNDHCNMGQSSNDTFPTAMHIATAMSVHDVLLPGLEKLAASLEAKSSEFKDIIKIGRTHTQDATPLTLGQEFSGYAHQVRQGIARVKAALPAIYELAQGGTAVGTGLNTKKGWGETVAANMAEITGLPFVTAPNKFEALAAHDAMVFMSGAIATVAGSCYKIANDIRFLGSGPRSGLGELILPENEPGSSIMPGKVNPTQAEALTQVAAHVMGNDAAIKFAGSQGHFELNVYNPMMSYNLLQSIQLLGDAADSFTERMLNGIKANEERIEKLMRESLMLVTALAPTIGYDNATKVAKTAHKNGTTLKEEAVNLGFVDEKTFDEVVRPEQMIGPKD, from the coding sequence ATGACCGCAACCCGCACCGAAACCGATAGCTTCGGCCCCCTGGACGTGCCCGCAGACAAATACTGGGGCGCACAAACACAACGCTCGCTGATGAATTTCCCAATTGGCTGGGAACAGCAGCCCGTCGCCATCGTGCGGGCGCTTGGCGTGATCAAGAAGGCTTGTGCGCAGGCCAACAAGGAGTCGGGTAGCCTTGATCCGAAACTGGCCGATGCCATCATTCAGGCCGCCGGTGAGGTCTTTGAGGGCAAGTTCGACGACAACTTCCCGCTCGTGGTCTGGCAGACGGGATCAGGTACACAGTCGAACATGAACTCCAACGAGGTCATCGCGAACCGTGCAATCGAGATTCTGGGCGGCGAAATCGGCTCCAAGGACCCGGTTCATCCCAACGATCATTGCAACATGGGGCAGTCTTCGAACGATACCTTCCCGACCGCGATGCATATCGCCACGGCGATGAGCGTGCATGATGTTCTGCTGCCCGGCCTGGAGAAACTGGCCGCGTCATTGGAAGCAAAATCCAGTGAATTCAAAGACATAATCAAGATCGGTCGGACCCATACCCAAGATGCGACCCCGCTGACACTTGGTCAGGAATTCTCGGGTTACGCACATCAGGTCCGTCAGGGGATCGCCCGCGTGAAGGCCGCACTTCCGGCGATCTACGAATTGGCGCAGGGTGGGACCGCCGTGGGCACGGGCCTGAATACGAAAAAGGGTTGGGGTGAGACTGTCGCGGCGAATATGGCCGAAATCACGGGTCTGCCCTTTGTGACCGCGCCGAATAAATTCGAGGCCCTGGCGGCGCATGATGCCATGGTGTTCATGTCCGGTGCGATCGCGACCGTCGCGGGGAGTTGCTATAAAATTGCCAATGATATCAGGTTCTTGGGAAGCGGCCCTCGCTCGGGCCTTGGTGAGTTGATCCTGCCCGAGAACGAGCCGGGAAGCTCGATCATGCCGGGCAAGGTGAACCCGACGCAGGCCGAGGCGCTGACGCAGGTGGCGGCGCATGTGATGGGCAATGACGCGGCGATCAAGTTTGCCGGGTCGCAGGGGCATTTCGAATTGAATGTCTACAACCCCATGATGTCCTATAACCTGTTGCAATCCATACAACTTTTGGGTGACGCGGCGGATAGTTTCACCGAGCGTATGCTCAATGGAATCAAGGCCAACGAAGAGCGGATCGAGAAACTGATGCGCGAAAGCCTGATGTTGGTCACGGCACTGGCCCCGACCATCGGCTATGACAACGCCACCAAGGTTGCCAAGACCGCCCACAAGAACGGAACGACACTTAAAGAAGAGGCTGTAAACCTCGGATTTGTCGACGAAAAAACCTTTGACGAGGTGGTGCGCCCCGAGCAGATGATCGGGCCGAAGGACTAA
- a CDS encoding DUF4169 family protein, with the protein MSKPVNLNRFRKKKARAEKRARADENAVKHGRTKAQKELEKSRNVKDLANFSKHRRDEE; encoded by the coding sequence ATGTCGAAACCGGTGAACCTGAATCGGTTTCGCAAGAAAAAGGCCCGGGCGGAAAAGCGCGCCCGGGCCGATGAGAACGCGGTCAAACATGGCCGGACAAAGGCTCAGAAAGAGCTTGAAAAGTCACGCAATGTCAAAGACTTAGCGAATTTTTCGAAACACAGGCGGGATGAGGAATGA
- a CDS encoding ribbon-helix-helix domain-containing protein, protein MSGRPIKRSLTLRGHRTSVSLEEDFWRAFREIAEEKSIPINALAAEIDEARGVDSGLASAIRLYVLKYYRDRA, encoded by the coding sequence ATGAGCGGGCGGCCCATCAAACGCTCGCTCACCCTACGGGGGCATCGTACCAGCGTGTCTTTGGAAGAAGACTTCTGGCGCGCGTTTCGTGAAATTGCCGAAGAAAAATCCATTCCAATCAATGCGCTAGCAGCGGAAATTGACGAGGCCCGCGGGGTGGACTCGGGCCTTGCCTCGGCCATCCGGCTTTATGTTCTGAAATACTACCGTGACCGAGCCTGA